In Clostridium thermosuccinogenes, the genomic stretch TGGTAATTAAATTAATACTCAGAACTGCAAATGAGTGCACAGCTTAACTGTGCTCATTTGCAGTTCTTGCATGAAAGGAAGTCATGAGAAATGGAGAAGAGAAAGATAACAACTTTAAACCGTGGATGGTTATTTATTGACCGGGATGTAGCTAATGCCTTTGAAAATGAACATGATGACAGCAATTGGTATCATGTTGATATACCTCATGATTGGGCAATCAGCCGTCCTTACAAAAAAGATACTCCTTGCGGAAGCTCCCAGGGATATTTTGACCGTTGGGGAACAGGATGGTATCGGAAGTATGTTGAGTTTGATGAAATCCCGGAAACATGCATTTTATAGATAACGAACATTAAAGCCTACAATTGCCAAATTGGCAATCATGGAAAGTAGTTCCGGGCATATAGCCGATGCCTAACCTCATCAGGATGAGCTTTAATATATGCCTCAAAACGATTTACTAAATGCAATAGTTCCTGTTCGTTCTTTACAGCAGAGGCTTGTGCAATAAAGTTTTTCATCCAGTGCCACATCTCCTCTTGAGGATTCAGGTGTGGAGAATAAGGAGGTTGATGCAACACTATTAAATCACTTTTATGAGCCTCAACAAACTCTTGTATCAAAGGGCCTTTATGAATCGGAGAATTATCCCACTGGACAAAGGTGGTAGAAATCCCTCTTGCTTTATCATAGTCCAGTAAACGCTCCATATATTTGACCACATGAGCTGCTGTCAAAGAGCCTTCTTTTTTGGAGTATACATCGTACACAAAACCCATATGATTCAGTACTTCCGTAGCTCCAATGATATTGATGCCCTTATGACAGCCGTTACACTCAATTTCTGTAGGTTTGCCTACAGGACTCCAGGAATAAAAGTTGTTGGATTCGAGCCTTTTACTGGTTTCATCCTGACACCACAGGGAGACATCTCCTAAAGGCTCAATTATATCCAATACAACTGACATTTTTTTTAAAGCTTTCCTGAAGCTTTGGGTCTCCCTTGCTCGGTTTATAAACACCCCTTTTGTACGAGAAACCAAGATTAGCCAGTATTTTACGGATCCAGGTGTCGGAATATTCTTTTCCCCAGTGGTCTTCTACATACCTGACTAACAACTTGGCGTTCCACCGGTTTTGTTCATAGCCGAACTCATGAGGACTCTTACTGGTAACTATATTGCGGATATCCTCTACCATTTCATCGGTGACAGTACTTTCAATATTGCCGCCCCGCAGGTCGGCGATGCAAGCAATACCGCTATCGTTCCAGTTGTTGATATATGACACAATGGTTGCGTTACATTTACTCAAGGTATCTGCAATAACCTGCGTATGGATACCCTTATGCCTCATGATTACAGCTTTGACGACGTCTCTGGTATAATTACTGTCAGAACTATTGGCTATTAAATTTAAGTCATCTATCGTTAATCCATAAAGTGATTTAACCTCAACACATTTTCTACCCATTATACATTCCCCCTGCCCTATATTGTAAGGGCTTCGGAGGAAAATTGCACAGGATAATTTTAACTATATAGTTCGTTATCTATAGTCTTTGACGGCATATATGAAAACAGTACGGTGTGGGTGAACGGTACAAAAGCAGGTGGCTGGGGATATGGGTACTCCGGGTTTTCCCTGAATATAACTCCACATATAAAGGCAGGAAAAAACATAATTGCGGTTAATGTTGATAATACGCGACAGCCTGCTGACAGATGGTATTCCGGGGCAGGAATATACAGGGGAGTAAGATTGATTGAAACCGGTCTGAGCTATATAAAACCTTGGGGAGTATATATTACCACACCTTCCATAAGTGAAACGGAAGCGGGAGTAAAGGTACAAGTTGAAGTTGAAAACGCAAATATGGAATCCATGGTTGAGGTTACAGTTGACATAAATGGCAAAAGAGTTGCTCAGGCGTTGGCTAATGTACATGATAATGTTGCTGTCTTGGAGATTGGCGTGCCCGATCCGGTTTTGTGGGAAACAGAGAATCCGGTGCTTTATAATGCTACCATTAAACTATATAATGGGAATACTGTCTGCGATGAAGAGCAAGTTAGATTCGGCATACGGGAAGTAACAATAAATGCTGGTGAAGGATTGCTGATAAATAAAAAGCCAGTCAAATTAAAAGGTGTTAATTTGCATCATGACGGAGGATGCCTTGGCGCTGCAGTACCTGTCTGGGCTTGGAAGCGCAGGTTGTTGCAGTTAAAATCCATGGGCTGCAATGCCATTAGAACAAGCCATAACATACCGGCTCCGGAGTTGTTGGATTTATGCGATGAAATGGGTTTTCTCGTTATAGATGAAGCCTTTGATAAGTGGAAAAGCGGTAGCTATGAAAGATATTTCGAAGAGTGGTGGAATAAAGACCTGGAATTCATGCTCCGCCGTGACCGCAACCACCCATGTGTTATTATATGGAGTGTGGGAAACGAGGTTGAGAATCAAGGGAAAGAGGATATGATTGTGATTCTCAGGGAACTGACTGATTTTGTACGGAAGTATGAACCGACAAGGCCTGTGACCTTTGCAATGCATCCTTATCATGTGCCGGACCAGAATCATTTACCAGTGGAAGAAAAAGTAAAACTGACAATGGAAATGGCAAAGTACGTGGATCTCATTGGCTGTAATTATCACGAACAATGGTATGAAGCATATCATAAAGCTAATCCCGATATTGTTATCATTACCACAGAAGCTTATCCGTATTATCGTGGAAAGGGTAATGATTTTGCAGCTTTTGAACCGTTCAATCCATGGTTTGATGTGGAGAAAAACAGCTATGTGATTGGAGAGTTTATTTGGGCAGGCATAGATTATCTCGGTGAAGCCCGGCCGTATCCAAGTAAAGGATGGTCCTCATGTCCCATTGATACATGTGGGATACGTAAAACCCGTTCATGGTTGACCCAAAGCTTGTGGACTGATGAACCTATGGTACATATAGCAGTAATGGATGACACTATGGACAGCGATATGGAGCAACCTCATTGGAGTTCACCCAAGATGGCTTCCCATTGGAACTTCAAACACCGGGCTGGAGAGGTATTGAATATTGCTACATTTACCAACTGTGATGCTGTAGAATTAATTCTCAATGGAAGATCCTATGGGCAAAAGCAGTTAAGAGATTTTCCAAACAGAATTATGACATGGCATTTGCCTTATGAGCCAGGTGAAATCCAGGCGTACGGATACAAAGACGGGAAAAAGGTATGCGATCACAAGTTATGTACCGCTGGCGAACCATATAAAATAGATATACAGGCAGACAGGCAGCAAATCCTTGCTGATGGCAGTGATATCTTTTATGCGGATGTCCAGATCGTAGATGAAAATGGCATATTGTATCCACATGCAAGCAATCTGGTAAGGTTTGAAGTTTATGGTCCTGGGAAAATAATAGGAGTGGACAATGGAAATCTTTGCAGTGATGAGCCCTATGTATCAGATCGCAGACATGCCTTTAGAGGAAGATGTTGCGCAGTCATCAAGTCCGATGGAAGAGAAGGAGTGATAAGAGTGCGGGCTGTGGCTGAGGGGCTTAAGTCAGCTGAAGCTACAGTAATAGCATCGGGATAGGTTATGGTTGGTCTGGCAATAATTGCATTATTTTATAAATGATAATTACCAAACAGGTTTCAAAACTAATTTATAATGAAATTTCATAAAACAACGAGGCAAAAGTTGCTGTATTCATGGTGATATTCCGATATTCCATTTGTTATTGCATTGGATAACATAATAAGTGGAGTATCGGATTATTGATTTTGTCATAGGTTTGTGTAGTAAACATAAATTTGCAGAAAATGGGGAACATCGGAAAGCGCATATAATGCTCAATTGCTGAAATAAGCTTTCTTGACAAGAATCGATTATGTATAATAAAGTATAATTGTACTCTCTGTTATGTCTTTTTAGTAGGTGTTCAAATATGAGGCACTTTAAATGCACTAACGCGTTCTATAAAAGATTTGACAAACTGTCATTAAGAAGCAAAATAATGTTTTTGTACTTTGCAGTCATATTAGTATTGATAAACATGCTGATGGTCATGTCCAATAATATAATTTATAATTCATATAGAAAAGATTACGGTATATCGGTTTTGGAATCAGCAAAACAAGTTGCAAAAAATGTGGAATTCCGTAAGGATGTGTATAAAAGGACTCTGTTGCACATTTCCTTTGATGGTGAGCTAATACAGCGCTTATCACAAAAGTACGAGCAATACTCTGATTGTTGGGATACGGCCAATTACATATATAATTCTTTCAGTTTTATCAGAGATTACTTGCCTGAGGTGCAAGACTTCAGGATATATCATACCAATAAGACTTTTATAAAAGATATGGGCATTATTTGGATGCCGGATGAACATTTGATAGCAGGTATTTCATCAGAAGAATGGTTTGCTGAGGTTATGAGAAGTACAACTCAGCCTGTATGGAGATTTGCATATGATCCCCGTAAAGGTAATTATGTGATGATATTGTCCAGCCGTTTGAACTCTTTGACATCAAGCATGGAAGGATGCGTTTGCCTGGTCATAAAAAGCAAGGAGATATTTAGCAGCATAGTAGATGATTCCTTTAGCACTCATGGTGAATATTACATAGTCAATGAAGACGGAACAATCTTTGCTGCTACCGATGCAAAATACGTTGGCGTAAATATAGCAGATACCAGTTTAAATCATACGATTCCTGAAAATGAAACTGAAGTTCTCAACATAGGTGGAACTGATAGATTTGTGGCGGTTCAGCATCTCTCTGATAACTGGCGTGTTATAATTCTGTCTTCAATTACTCAATTTCAAAATAAATATACAATAATAAAGTTCTGGTTTTTGGCAATCATGTTAATATTCACTGTATTGTCCGGTTTAGTAATATTAATGTGCCTCAATAAAATGTTTGCAAGATTGGACCAGATAGGTGAACGAATGTCTTATATTATGAAAGGTCAGTTTGATGTAAAAGTGCAAAAAGGTGGCTCTGATGAAATAAGCGTGCTTGAAGAGCAGTTTAACCTTATGACTTCCCGCCTTAACGGTCTTTTGCAGGAAGTTATATCTGCACAAAACCGTCAAAAAGAAGAAGCTCTTAAAGTATTGGAGGCACAGATAAATCCACATTTTCTCTATAATACATTGGGTATTATCCGATGGGAAGCTCTTGATATGGGAAATGAAAAGCTTTGCAATCTTGTTGATGCGATGACTACATTTTACAGGCGCGTTCTTAACAAGGGAAAACCTATAATAAAAGTACGGGATGAAATTGAGCATGTACGTGCTTATGTATCAATTCAGCAAATCCGTTACAGAGATGTAGTGCAGGTAAAATGGGATATTGATTCTGAGGTTTTGGATTTTTACACAATAAAGCTTTTATTGCAGCCAATTGTTGAAAACTCATACATACATGGTATGATAACAAGCGCAAATGCCAGAAAACTGTGGATCAGTGCCAAATATGACAATGACTGCATTGTATATCAAGTTCGGGATAATGGTGTTGGTATGAGTGAAGCAGAATTAAAATCCGTTCTTGAAGAAAATGGCAAAAATATAGGAATAGGACTTAGATATATAAAAGAGATGATAAGGCATTATTATGGAGATAAAGGGAAATTTCATGTAGAAAGCGAAAAAGGAAAGGGAACAACCGTTACCATTAAAATTCCAGCATTATCAGATGAAATCCCTGAAAGGAGTGCCATGAATGTTTAAAGCTATCATTGTCGATGATGAACCAAGCCACAGGGAAGGTATCGCGCGCCATGTCAATTGGAAAGGACTTGGATTTGATGTGCCGTTACAGGCAGAAAGTGGGGAAGAGGCAATCAATCTGATTAAAGAAAATGAGATTGATGTAGTTATAGCAGATATTTGCATGCCCAGTATGAATGGTTTGGAGATGATACACCGGATTAATAGTATTAGGCAAAATCTTGACATCATTATTATAAGTGGGTATGACGAATTTGAATATGCTCGTGCCGCTATGGAAGAAGGTGCAAGAGCCTACCTCCTCAAGCCGGTAAAGGTTGAGGAGATAGAGAAATGGCTTAAAAAGTTCAGGGATGAAATAATTCATCGTCAGCAGACCATAGATGATGATATGAAGTTAAAAAAAAGCCTAAATGTCAGTATTGATTTGGCAAGAAAGAGCTTTTTGGAATCCATAATTGTATCCTATGATAGCCATAAGGAATATTCGGAACAGATACTGAATACTTTAGGGCTTCCAACACACGACTTTGATTGTTTGCTTGGAGTTATAACTACATATGACTGTGATAAGCAATTGTACAATGACTCAAATTTCCAGGACAGGATTATAAGCAGGCTGGAGGACTATATAAAAAAAGATGCGTTTTTCGATGAAAGATATATATTGATTGCACCAACTTGGATAAATGAGATTATCGTGTTGGGCTATGATTTTCAACGGTATACGAAAAGCGAACTAACACAATATTTTAAAAATTTATGTAAGGTCATTCAGGAAGAATATGGAGTAAGTGCATCAGTAGCGCTAAACTTGGCAAGAACAGACTGGCGAGGTGTGAATGACTTATATAAACAAACAGCTCTATATATGTATAATCACAAAAATGAAGGAACAAGCCAGGTGTTTCTTATTGAAGATGAAAGAACCCTAAATGACAAGCAGGAATCCATTGATTTTGCAAAGGAAATGTCTAATGCCATCGCCGTACAGGATGTTGATGGTCTGGTTAATTTGACCAATATATTTTTCTGCAGAGACAAAAAAGTACCTTTTGTCAGCATAAAAGCTATTGTGTGCAGTATAGTAAATGAAATATTAAAAGCTTTAAATAACATGGATAAATATGATAATGCTCAATGTATGAATGTATGGCAGGATATTTTGATTACAGATAATACGGTAGAATTAAGGAGAAAGCTGTTAAAACTAATATTTACCTTTAATGAGAGTATAAACGAGAAAAATAAAAACAAAAAACATTATACAATAGACAGGGCATTAGAATATCTCAATGCAGATTTGAGCAGAGATGTTACCGTTCAGGATCTCGCGCTATATCTCAATATTAATCCGAGCTATTTAAGTGTTTTGTTTAAGAAAGAAGTTGGCCTGACCATTACTGAATATGTTACAAAAAAAAGAATAGATAAAGCTAAAGAATACTTGAGAAGCTCTACAAAAAAAGTAAATGACATAGCATCCATGGTTGGATATCAGACACCGGCTTATTTTATTTACCAATTCAAAAAATTAGTGGGATGTACTCCAGCAGAATTTAGAGAACGTCGTTTATAACTGCATTAAATTTTTCTTGTCTGGTTACCGATAGGCTGTTTCAGATTTGCCCATGGGAGTATTGTTGTTTTCTTTAAGAAAAATCCAAGGAGGAATTTACCAGCCTTGGATTTTTTAACTTAATTCTTATTCCATTATTACA encodes the following:
- a CDS encoding transposase, translated to MSVVLDIIEPLGDVSLWCQDETSKRLESNNFYSWSPVGKPTEIECNGCHKGINIIGATEVLNHMGFVYDVYSKKEGSLTAAHVVKYMERLLDYDKARGISTTFVQWDNSPIHKGPLIQEFVEAHKSDLIVLHQPPYSPHLNPQEEMWHWMKNFIAQASAVKNEQELLHLVNRFEAYIKAHPDEVRHRLYARNYFP
- a CDS encoding helix-turn-helix domain-containing protein codes for the protein MGRKCVEVKSLYGLTIDDLNLIANSSDSNYTRDVVKAVIMRHKGIHTQVIADTLSKCNATIVSYINNWNDSGIACIADLRGGNIESTVTDEMVEDIRNIVTSKSPHEFGYEQNRWNAKLLVRYVEDHWGKEYSDTWIRKILANLGFSYKRGVYKPSKGDPKLQESFKKNVSCIGYN
- a CDS encoding glycoside hydrolase family 2 TIM barrel-domain containing protein; this translates as MVFDGIYENSTVWVNGTKAGGWGYGYSGFSLNITPHIKAGKNIIAVNVDNTRQPADRWYSGAGIYRGVRLIETGLSYIKPWGVYITTPSISETEAGVKVQVEVENANMESMVEVTVDINGKRVAQALANVHDNVAVLEIGVPDPVLWETENPVLYNATIKLYNGNTVCDEEQVRFGIREVTINAGEGLLINKKPVKLKGVNLHHDGGCLGAAVPVWAWKRRLLQLKSMGCNAIRTSHNIPAPELLDLCDEMGFLVIDEAFDKWKSGSYERYFEEWWNKDLEFMLRRDRNHPCVIIWSVGNEVENQGKEDMIVILRELTDFVRKYEPTRPVTFAMHPYHVPDQNHLPVEEKVKLTMEMAKYVDLIGCNYHEQWYEAYHKANPDIVIITTEAYPYYRGKGNDFAAFEPFNPWFDVEKNSYVIGEFIWAGIDYLGEARPYPSKGWSSCPIDTCGIRKTRSWLTQSLWTDEPMVHIAVMDDTMDSDMEQPHWSSPKMASHWNFKHRAGEVLNIATFTNCDAVELILNGRSYGQKQLRDFPNRIMTWHLPYEPGEIQAYGYKDGKKVCDHKLCTAGEPYKIDIQADRQQILADGSDIFYADVQIVDENGILYPHASNLVRFEVYGPGKIIGVDNGNLCSDEPYVSDRRHAFRGRCCAVIKSDGREGVIRVRAVAEGLKSAEATVIASG
- a CDS encoding sensor histidine kinase, whose product is MRHFKCTNAFYKRFDKLSLRSKIMFLYFAVILVLINMLMVMSNNIIYNSYRKDYGISVLESAKQVAKNVEFRKDVYKRTLLHISFDGELIQRLSQKYEQYSDCWDTANYIYNSFSFIRDYLPEVQDFRIYHTNKTFIKDMGIIWMPDEHLIAGISSEEWFAEVMRSTTQPVWRFAYDPRKGNYVMILSSRLNSLTSSMEGCVCLVIKSKEIFSSIVDDSFSTHGEYYIVNEDGTIFAATDAKYVGVNIADTSLNHTIPENETEVLNIGGTDRFVAVQHLSDNWRVIILSSITQFQNKYTIIKFWFLAIMLIFTVLSGLVILMCLNKMFARLDQIGERMSYIMKGQFDVKVQKGGSDEISVLEEQFNLMTSRLNGLLQEVISAQNRQKEEALKVLEAQINPHFLYNTLGIIRWEALDMGNEKLCNLVDAMTTFYRRVLNKGKPIIKVRDEIEHVRAYVSIQQIRYRDVVQVKWDIDSEVLDFYTIKLLLQPIVENSYIHGMITSANARKLWISAKYDNDCIVYQVRDNGVGMSEAELKSVLEENGKNIGIGLRYIKEMIRHYYGDKGKFHVESEKGKGTTVTIKIPALSDEIPERSAMNV
- a CDS encoding response regulator transcription factor; translation: MFKAIIVDDEPSHREGIARHVNWKGLGFDVPLQAESGEEAINLIKENEIDVVIADICMPSMNGLEMIHRINSIRQNLDIIIISGYDEFEYARAAMEEGARAYLLKPVKVEEIEKWLKKFRDEIIHRQQTIDDDMKLKKSLNVSIDLARKSFLESIIVSYDSHKEYSEQILNTLGLPTHDFDCLLGVITTYDCDKQLYNDSNFQDRIISRLEDYIKKDAFFDERYILIAPTWINEIIVLGYDFQRYTKSELTQYFKNLCKVIQEEYGVSASVALNLARTDWRGVNDLYKQTALYMYNHKNEGTSQVFLIEDERTLNDKQESIDFAKEMSNAIAVQDVDGLVNLTNIFFCRDKKVPFVSIKAIVCSIVNEILKALNNMDKYDNAQCMNVWQDILITDNTVELRRKLLKLIFTFNESINEKNKNKKHYTIDRALEYLNADLSRDVTVQDLALYLNINPSYLSVLFKKEVGLTITEYVTKKRIDKAKEYLRSSTKKVNDIASMVGYQTPAYFIYQFKKLVGCTPAEFRERRL